A DNA window from Desulfonatronum thiosulfatophilum contains the following coding sequences:
- the metK gene encoding methionine adenosyltransferase, which yields MSSLSSFQSYLFTSESVSEGHPDKLADLISDRVLDAFLDKDPNARVACETMLADQCVVVAGEFKTRRQEDFSEIRESADSLVRQLLREVGYSSSETGIDPERCEIQIRFNGQSGDINQGVDRTDGILGAGDQGLMFGYACDETPELMPAAITYAHKLVQRQAELRKSGALPWLQPDAKSQVTFRYVDGRPAQVEAVVLSTQHDQDIELDELRKEVRKHIIDPVIPEEIRSPDFRTLINPTGRFVTGGPKGDTGLTGRKIIVDTYGGAAPHGGGAFSGKDPSKVDRSAAYMARLLAKTVVSRGWANRCLVQLSYAIGVAEPVSFLVDTFGTGNGRDFASELSSEFDLRPRGIIERLDLLRPIYFPTASYGHFGRENLNLPWEDAS from the coding sequence ATGTCTTCCCTTTCTTCATTTCAATCCTACCTGTTCACTTCGGAATCCGTTTCCGAAGGTCATCCTGACAAGCTGGCCGACCTGATTTCCGACCGTGTTCTGGACGCATTCCTGGACAAGGACCCCAATGCCCGGGTGGCCTGCGAGACCATGCTCGCGGATCAATGTGTTGTTGTAGCCGGAGAATTCAAAACCCGCCGCCAAGAAGACTTCAGTGAAATCCGTGAATCAGCTGACTCCCTGGTACGCCAGCTTCTTCGAGAAGTCGGCTACAGCAGTTCGGAAACCGGCATTGATCCTGAGCGTTGTGAAATCCAGATCCGGTTCAACGGTCAGTCCGGCGACATCAACCAGGGGGTTGACCGCACTGACGGTATCCTTGGAGCCGGCGACCAGGGCCTGATGTTCGGCTACGCCTGTGACGAGACTCCGGAACTCATGCCTGCGGCGATCACCTACGCCCATAAGCTGGTTCAGCGGCAGGCCGAGCTGCGCAAAAGCGGCGCCCTTCCCTGGCTCCAGCCCGACGCCAAGTCCCAGGTCACGTTCCGCTACGTCGACGGTCGACCGGCTCAGGTCGAGGCCGTGGTCCTCTCCACCCAACACGACCAGGACATCGAACTTGACGAACTGCGCAAAGAAGTCCGCAAACACATCATCGACCCGGTGATTCCGGAAGAAATCCGTTCTCCTGACTTCCGTACTCTGATCAATCCCACCGGACGCTTCGTCACCGGCGGGCCCAAGGGAGATACCGGGCTTACCGGACGCAAAATCATCGTCGACACGTACGGCGGTGCGGCGCCCCACGGCGGCGGCGCCTTCTCCGGCAAGGATCCGAGCAAGGTGGACAGATCAGCGGCCTACATGGCCCGACTTCTGGCCAAAACGGTCGTCTCCCGAGGCTGGGCAAACCGCTGTCTGGTGCAGCTCTCCTACGCCATCGGCGTGGCCGAACCGGTCAGCTTTCTGGTTGATACGTTCGGAACGGGCAACGGCAGGGATTTCGCGTCCGAACTGTCCTCGGAATTCGATCTGCGCCCCCGCGGGATCATCGAACGCCTCGATCTGCTGCGTCCCATCTATTTCCCGACGGCGTCCTACGGCCACTTCGGCCGAGAGAACCTGAACCTGCCCTGGGAAGACGCGTCCTGA
- a CDS encoding sigma-54-dependent transcriptional regulator: protein MPQQQHILIIDDEVDMLQGLQRVLSFELESVTVSIVANPLEALELISKRNYELILLDVCMPEMNGMDLLVRIREIDPHVTMIMMTAYGSIETAVEAIRRGAYDFVTKPFEIPDLLRVLRKGLERNQLIRENLNLKAKVTQKNTFESFIGQTPTMRRLYDTIQALAHTNYTVLIRGQSGTGKELAARAIHDLSKRKAHPFFAVNCPAIPEQLLESELFGHKKGAFTGADTDYTGLFEEADGSTLLLDEIGDIPVSLQTKLLRVLQEQELRPLGGTRSKKINVRILASTNQDLEKKISERTFREDLFYRLNVVTVRTPTLREIRDDIPLLLDHLSKQFSAELEIPAKHFSLASAEMLMRRNWPGNIRELQNFVRRMLIFCKEEEIEPMHIQAVENPGTIPTLSEAFQICEMPTEPYIAARNKVLEQFTRSYVQNLLFTTNGNISRSAKMAGLSRVAMQKIMRRMDMQPLNFRNPERCPQ from the coding sequence ATGCCCCAGCAACAACACATTCTGATCATCGACGACGAAGTCGACATGCTCCAGGGACTGCAACGGGTTCTCTCCTTCGAGCTGGAGAGCGTTACCGTTTCCATCGTGGCCAATCCACTGGAGGCGCTGGAACTGATCAGCAAGCGCAATTACGAGTTGATCCTTCTCGACGTTTGCATGCCTGAGATGAACGGCATGGACCTGCTCGTCCGGATCCGCGAAATCGACCCGCACGTGACCATGATCATGATGACCGCCTACGGCAGCATTGAAACCGCGGTGGAGGCCATCCGGCGCGGGGCCTACGACTTTGTGACCAAGCCCTTCGAGATTCCCGACCTGCTGCGGGTTTTGCGCAAAGGATTGGAGCGCAATCAGCTGATCCGAGAGAACCTGAACCTGAAGGCCAAGGTCACCCAGAAAAACACATTTGAAAGCTTCATTGGCCAGACCCCGACCATGCGCCGCCTCTACGACACCATCCAGGCCTTGGCCCATACCAACTACACCGTGCTTATCCGCGGTCAGAGCGGTACCGGCAAGGAGCTGGCGGCCAGGGCCATCCATGATCTGAGCAAGCGCAAGGCGCATCCTTTTTTTGCCGTGAATTGCCCGGCCATTCCGGAACAACTCCTGGAAAGCGAACTGTTCGGGCACAAGAAAGGCGCTTTTACCGGAGCGGATACGGACTACACCGGACTCTTCGAGGAAGCTGACGGCTCAACCTTGCTTCTGGATGAGATCGGAGACATCCCGGTTTCCCTGCAGACCAAGCTGCTGCGCGTGCTCCAGGAGCAGGAACTGCGTCCCCTGGGCGGGACCAGAAGCAAGAAGATCAACGTGCGGATCCTGGCCAGTACCAACCAGGACCTGGAGAAGAAGATCAGCGAGCGGACCTTCAGGGAGGATTTGTTCTACCGGTTGAACGTGGTCACGGTGCGGACGCCGACCTTGCGGGAAATTCGAGACGACATTCCCCTGCTGCTGGATCATCTCAGCAAGCAGTTCAGCGCGGAACTGGAAATTCCAGCCAAGCACTTTTCCCTTGCCTCCGCGGAAATGTTGATGCGCCGCAATTGGCCCGGAAACATCCGCGAATTGCAGAATTTTGTCCGCAGGATGCTCATTTTCTGCAAAGAGGAGGAAATCGAGCCCATGCACATCCAGGCCGTGGAAAATCCCGGGACGATACCGACCTTGAGCGAGGCCTTTCAGATCTGCGAAATGCCCACGGAGCCTTACATTGCGGCCCGGAATAAGGTTCTGGAGCAGTTCACCCGCTCCTACGTCCAGAATCTCCTGTTCACCACCAACGGCAACATCTCCAGGTCCGCCAAGATGGCCGGCCTCAGCCGGGTAGCCATGCAGAAGATCATGCGTCGGATGGACATGCAGCCGTTGAACTTCCGCAACCCCGAACGCTGCCCGCAATAA
- a CDS encoding arylesterase has translation MITILALGDSLTAGYGLLPEDSFASRLERALGDEGRDVAVINGGVSGDTAHDGLYRLDPLLERNPDLVIVEFGANDIYQRLPEDEVMDNLEMIIDKCRAIGAEVLLTGVLSLRDPDQEYNTRFHDIYQELSRTKQIPLVPDFIPGIPGNPDLTLPDGIHPNVAGVDVIVDNILPAVRLLLDKNS, from the coding sequence ATGATCACGATATTGGCGCTGGGAGACAGTCTGACCGCCGGGTACGGTTTGCTGCCGGAGGACTCCTTCGCATCCAGATTGGAGCGAGCCCTTGGAGATGAGGGCAGGGATGTGGCGGTGATCAATGGCGGCGTGTCCGGAGATACGGCACATGACGGATTGTACCGGCTTGATCCGCTCCTTGAGCGCAATCCGGATCTGGTGATCGTTGAATTCGGGGCCAATGACATCTATCAGCGATTGCCCGAGGATGAGGTCATGGACAATCTGGAAATGATCATCGACAAGTGCAGGGCGATAGGAGCCGAAGTTCTCTTGACCGGCGTGCTTTCCCTGCGGGATCCGGATCAGGAGTACAACACGCGGTTTCACGACATCTACCAGGAGCTGTCCAGAACAAAGCAAATTCCTCTCGTACCGGACTTCATTCCCGGCATCCCCGGCAACCCGGACCTGACCCTTCCGGACGGCATCCACCCCAACGTAGCCGGGGTGGATGTGATCGTCGACAATATCCTTCCCGCTGTGCGTTTGCTGCTCGACAAAAATTCGTGA